AGGAGCAAAAGGATATTCAGGAGGCTTACCGCCGGCACGCCAGCGCCTATCTGGTCAAGGGGTCGGACTTCAGTGCTTTCACGGCACAGATGCACGCCCTGGTCGCCTTCTGGCACCACTGCCTGCCGGCCCTGAGCGGCGAGCAGGGCTGAGGCGTCCATGCCGATTCCCTTGCAGGGCGGTCAGGTCACGCTGTTCGGACGCATCGGGGCAGAGGCGCTGCATGCGCTGCTGTGGGAGTTTTACCGCCGGGTGTGCGCCGACCCGCAGCTGGGGCCGGTGTTCGAAAGCCGCATCGGACCCTTTCCGGGTGCAGGCTGGCCGGTACATATCGCCCGCATCGAGGGGTTCTGGCGCAGCGTGACCCACGGGCCCGGCGCCTACCGGGGCCGCCCTGGGCAGGCCCACCTGAACCTGGGAGCTGGCCCAGAGCATTTCGACC
Above is a genomic segment from Deinococcus proteolyticus MRP containing:
- a CDS encoding group III truncated hemoglobin, yielding MPIPLQGGQVTLFGRIGAEALHALLWEFYRRVCADPQLGPVFESRIGPFPGAGWPVHIARIEGFWRSVTHGPGAYRGRPGQAHLNLGAGPEHFDRWLELWAQTLPEFMGEAEAQALLDTAQRMRPTLERFAVHGRAPDGPRRLE